GGGGCGCAAGGAATCTCGTATTATGTTTATTGTTGTGCGGGGCACACCGGCGGGATCGCAAACCCGGATGGGAGCCCAACGCCTCTTTACGACGCGCTCAGGACGTTGAACCATGATTTTGTTGAAATCGCCCGGGAGCTTCAGCCCTTGAAGTCCATGGGTGTGTATCATGCCGGGATGATTCCGCCGGGAGGTGAAACTATACCCAAAAAAGCAGCGTTCTTATTCGATCCGCCTATATCAGCAATGGAATACAAACCACCTCAACGATTGCAGGGCGCTCTAATAGGCATGTTCGGAGAGCCGTCGAAGAGGTCCAGACCAACGCACGCTTTGGTAGTGAATCTCGATTATACATCCCAAAAGACACTTGGAGTTCGCGGCCTTGGGCGTCTCGAAATCTTTGATCCTGCAACGGGGCAGTGGAGGCGCAGCAAGAAACGGCGCGTTGAACTCAACCTAAGCCCGGGCGGAGGTACGCTGGTTAAGCTCAGCCATTAATAATTTGATAATCATCCCTCTCGATTCTCTCCATGGGCGAGCCACT
This Verrucomicrobiia bacterium DNA region includes the following protein-coding sequences:
- a CDS encoding beta-galactosidase encodes the protein DIVKPGLISYDHYQLTAKGDSPDYFLNLALIRQTSLDSGLPFLNIVQAASWAPSMRVPNSGEVRFLVYTSLAYGAQGISYYVYCCAGHTGGIANPDGSPTPLYDALRTLNHDFVEIARELQPLKSMGVYHAGMIPPGGETIPKKAAFLFDPPISAMEYKPPQRLQGALIGMFGEPSKRSRPTHALVVNLDYTSQKTLGVRGLGRLEIFDPATGQWRRSKKRRVELNLSPGGGTLVKLSH